ACGCAGCCATATACGCCATTGCGATACTCAGAGCTAAATAATTGTATTTGATGTTTGCCACGGCACATGTTCTCCTACATAAATCTTAAAATCAAAAAACAATTGCTTAATAATAGATGAATGATATTAATTTTTATTTAATTAATTTATATTCGGCTTGCATAGCCTAACGAACGGTCATCAATCGACCCTTAGCTTAAAACCACAGTTTCAAACAAAACTATCCCAAACAAAATCAAACTTATAAAAATAATTTCACATAAGTTTATAAATTTTAATATTATGAAATTAAAAATAATAATACTAATTTTTATTTACTTAGTTATAATATGCAAACTTGGTAACTATAACTAGCCAAGTTTGTTTAACCGCACAACTTTCTCAAAGGAAATAAACAATGAAAAAACATCAATTGATTTTATTGGCCGGCGCTGCTTTGTCTCTAGCACCTACCGCTTTCGCGGTAACAGCCGAAGGCTTGAGTGATACCACCCACATTACGGTCGGCGCTGCTGCTCCTGATAATCAAGGAACCCACCAAGCAGGCGGAGGGGAACCGGGCATCGGTGCAAAAGGTTTTCATGGTGGGAAAAGAGTTTCTTTCTTTAACTTAGCATCCCTCACTCGAAACAACAGAGGCGGCACAATGGATAAGCACGGCGTATCCCGTATTCCCGCCTCAACAGCCAACCACCGTCCAAACCTCGGTGCATTCAACTTCCAGCAAGTTATCGGCCATGAAGCTTACTATGGTGAATGGACCCAAGCCGGTGACACAAAAGGCGACACACGCACGGTTTATTATTCAGGCAGGCATAAAGCCACCAACGTACCGACCGCCGGTACAGCCATCTATCATGTTAAGGGCATCAACCGCTACAACGGTGCCAACTTGATGGCAGGTACTCTGCGTGCAGACTTCGGCAAAAAAACTTTGCACGGCGCTTTAAACAACTCGTCTTTCACGCTGGGTATCAATGCCAAAATCGATCCGGCTAAGGCTTCGTTTGTCGGCACCGCCACTGCCCCAGGCCAACGCGGCGTAACCAGCGGCCACTTTTACGGCAACCGCGCTACCGGCGTTGCGGGCATCGCAAAATTCCAAAACCGCGCTTACGATACAGCTTTCGGCGGCAAACGCTAAGCAGTTCGTTGCTTAACCGAAACAACCGATACGGCAACCGCCGTATCGGTTTCATCATTATTCCTTTTTTCAGACAGGCTTTTATGTTGAAAAAATCAGTTTACCTCTGCTTGGCCTTTTCCCTTCCCGCCTTTGCAGACGACAACACGGCTCAACGGCTTTGGCAAAGCACCCGTCAAGCAGTAGAAAACCAAGACCGTAAAGCATTAAAAGAAGAAACATTTTTTCAGACAGGCATGGAAGCCGACACACCCGATCAAGAGCATACGCAGCAAGACAAAGGCGAAGCTTTATTCTCGGCAATCGGGCGCAACGATTGGCACACGGTGCGCAGCCTGCTTGACGAATACCGCCGTCAGCCGCAACGCGATCCGGACATCGCCCTGTTTGCCGAAGCCGCCCTCGCCCGCTCAGACGGCAAACTAAACGAAGCCCGCAAGCATTATGAACTGCTGCTGCAACGCCAACCCGATTTCATACGCGGGCGGCTGGACTTGGCGCGTTTATTGTTTGAAGACCAATTAAATAAAGAATCGGCGGAAGAGTTTGCCAAAATTCCCGCCGATCAAGTGCCCGAAGCAGTAAACGACAATATCCGCCTGTTTCAATCTGCTTTGGAAAATCGACAAAAATGGCAAGGCTCTGTTTCTACAGGTTTAATCTGGAGCAGCAATATAAATGAAGGCTCAGACGGCTCTGAATGTCTGCATATCGAAGAATTAGGCGACATTTGGGAGCATTGTCAAAACGGCGAATCATCAGAAGAAGCATTTGGCATCAATTATGAAACCGCAGCTTCCCGCCGCTTTCAAATTAACGGGCATCACGGCTTGAACACCCGCATACTGGCATACGGCAAAACCTACCGAAACCATCAAAAATACAATGAACACACGCTCAATTTAAGCGCAGGCTACCAATTTGCCAACGCCAAGCGCACAGTCACTTTGGCGCCGTTGTGGGAATGGGGCAGCAGCGGCCAACATGCACAACACCGCGCTTACGGCGCCCGCACAGAATGGAACGAAACCCGCAGCCGCTGGTCATGGAACACCGAGGCCGAATGGAAAAAGCAGATTTATTTCAACAACGATATGAAACACAATAACCACCGCCTGTTTTCCGTGTTCAACACCTTATCATACGGCTTGCGGGATGATGTTGTTATCTTCGGCGGTTTGGATTGGCAGCAGCGCTTTTCCGAAGAACCGACCGAAAGCTACCGCCAACCTGCCATCCGGCTTGGCGCGGCAAAACAATTTGCCGGCGGCTTCGACGCCTCGTTCTACACCCTGCTCCGCCACCGTTCCTACAAACAAGAAAATGAATTCTTAGGCAAACGGCGCAGGGATAACGAACAAATCCACACCTTAAGCCTCGGCGCCGACCGCTGGAAAATGGCCGGTATCAAACCCGTTCTTACACTCAAACACCGCCGTGTCAACAGCAATATCAAATGGCTGAACAGCTTCAAGCAAAATGAAATCGGCATCTCATTGATGAAACACTTTTAACACCCGCAATGCCTGTCTGAAAGTTTCAGACAGGCATTAGTTACATGCCCGCGCGGCCCAGTTTTAGAGCTGTTGTGTTAAAATCCGAATCTATTTTTCATTCAAACACATTTTTATGTCGAACCCAGCAAAGCAATACAGCGAATCCAGTATCACCGTTCTCAAAGGCTTGGAGCCGGTAAAAGAACGGCCGGGCATGTACACCCGCACCGACAGCCCCACCCACATCTGCCAAGAAGTGATCGACAACGCCGCCGACGAAGCGCTCGGCGGTTTTGCCGATGAAATTAAAGTGGAAATCCACGAAGACGGCTCGCTTTCCGTGCGCGACAACGGGCGCGGCATTCCGGTGGGGTTGCATCCGGTGGAGGGCTTGCCGGTAGTGGAGCTGGTGTTCACGCAGCTTCATGCTGGCGGCAAGTTCAACAAGAAAGACGGCGGCAGCGCGTATGCCTTTTCAGGCGGCCTGCACGGGGTGGGCGTGTCGGTAACCAACGCGCTTTCCAAACGCCTCGAAGTGACCGTGAAGCGCGAAGGCAAAATCCACCGCATCGTGTTTGCGGGCGGAGCGGTGGTGGAGCCGCTGGCCGAAGTCGGCAAATGCGCGGTGAAAGACAGCGGCACCGAAGTGCGCGTGTGGCCGGACGGCAAATATTTTGAAAGCCCGCAATACAGCATCGCCGAACTCGAACGCCTGTTGCGCGCCAAAGCGGTGCTGCTGCCGGGCGTTACCGTGTCGCTCACCCGTCCCGTCAAAGGCCAGCCCGATCCGCACGTGCAGACGTGGCATTATCCCAACGGCCTCAAAAGCTATCTGCTCGACTTAATCAGCGAGGCGCAGGAAGCCGTGCCGGTGTTCGCTTCGGAAAACTATCTTTCAGACGGCCACGACAGCGATTTCAGCGCGGGCGAAGGTGCGGCGTTTGCGCTCACTTGGCTGGAAGAAGGCTCGTGCAACAGCGAAAGCTATGTGAACCTGATTCCCACCCCGCTCGGCGGCACGCACGAAGCCGGTTTGAAACAGGCCGTGTTCCAAGCGGTCAACAACTTCATCAACCATCACAATCTGCTGCCGCGCGGCGTGAAAGTGCAGAGCGACGACGTGTTCAGCCGCGTGGCATTCGTGTTGTCCGCCCGCGTGCTCGACCCGCAATTCCAAGGCCAAACCAAAGATAAGCTCACCAACCGCGACGCGCTCAAGCTCGTCGCCGCCGTGTCGGGCGACCCGCTGGAATTATGGCTCAACCAAAACGTCGAAGCCGGTAAAAAAATCGCCGAACTCGCCATCAAGCAGGCGCAGGCGCGGATGCGTTCGGTGAAAAAAATCGAGAAGAAAAAAGGCAGCGGCGTGGCCGTGCTGCCCGGCAAGCTCACCGATTGCGAAAGCGAAGACATCCGCGAAAACGAACTCTTCTTAGTGGAGGGCGACTCGGCGGGCGGTTCGGCCAAACTCGCGCGCGACAAAGCCACCCAAGCCATTTTGCCCTTGCGCGGCAAAGTGTTGAACAGTTTTGAAGTGCATCAAGACCAACTGTTCGGCAATGCCGAAATCCACGACATCGCCGTCGCCATCGGCGTTGACCCGCACGGCGCGAACGACAACCCCGATTTAAGCGGCCTGCGCTACGGCAAAATCGCCATCCTTTCCGATGCCGACGTGGACGGCTCGCACATCCAAGTACTGCTGCTTACCCTGTTTTACCGCCACTTCCCCAAACTGGTTTCAGACGGCCATATCTATGTAGCCCAGCCGCCGCTGTTCCGCGTGGATGTCAACGCGCAAGGCAAAAGCAAACCCGCGCGCAAATTCTACGCGCTCGATCAGGGCGAGTTGGACGGCATTTTGGAGCGGCTGCAAAAAGAAGGCGTGAAAGAAACCGCCTATTCCATCAGCCGCTTCAAAGGCTTGGGCGAGATGAACCCCGACCAGCTCAAAGACACCACCATGCACCCCGACACCCGCCGCCTGTTACGCGTCAGCATTCCCGAAGGTGCGGGAAAAGAAACGCATGATATTTTTGTCAAACTGATGGGCAAAGGCGAAGCCGCCAGCCGCCGCGCATGGATGGAAGCCGAGGGCGATAAAGCGGAAGTGGATATTTAATCAACGGCTTATTCAAACCCTGCCGCAAACAATGCCTGTCTGAAAACCTTTTTCAGACAGGCATTGCCACTTGCAGCCGAACCACTTAAGATGCAATATCAATACATGAGTGAACGAATATAAAGTCAAATTACAGGAGGCCGCAATGCATACCGTCACTTACCACCCCGAGCAGCAAAAATTTACCGCCCGCCACAACGGCAGCGAGTCGGGTTTCCTCACCTACCAAATCCGCGGCGACAATACTTGGAATATCGACCATACCGTTGTACACCCCGAGTTTCGCGGGCAAGGGCTGGCCAAAGTTTTGGTGGATGCCGCCATCGCCGAAGCGGAAACCAAACAAATCAAACTCACCGCCACATGCAGCTATGCGGATAAAATCCTACAAAGAAAAAAATAACCCCGAATCGATTGAATTGATACAGTTTAGCCCCGGAGTTTCATATGAATGCCCCAAAAATCGTTGTAATCGGCAGCATCAACATGGATTTAGTGACTTCGTCCCCCCGTTTTCCCCAACCGGGCGAAACCTTGCTGGGCACGGGTTTTAACCAATATATGGGCGGCAAAGGCGCCAATCAGGCCGTGGCCGCTGCGCGGCTGGGCGCGCATGTTTCGCTCATCGGCGCGGTGGGCGCGGATCATTTCGGGCAGGTTTTGCTCGACAATCTGAAAAAAGAACGGGTCAACACCGATGCCGTACGCATTATTCAAGACCAACCCAGCGGGCTGGCCAATATCACAGTAGCGGAAGGCGACAACCACATCGTGGTGGTTTCGGGCGCCAATTTCTCGCTCACGCCCTCAGACGTGGAGCAGGAAGAACAGCGGATTGCCTCCGCAGATGTGGTTATGGCGCAGCTGGAAACCCCTTTGGATACCGTGATTGCCAGTGCCAAATTGGCGAAAAAACACGGCAAGCCCTTTATCCTCAACCCTGCACCTGCGCAAAAGCTGCCGCAGGAACTGGTTGCCCTAACCGGCCTGCTCACACCCAATGCTTATGAACTCGCCATCAGCTTAGGCCTGTCTGAAAACCTGACACCTGAAGAAATGCTGCAACAATCGCCCTGCCAAGTGGTGATGACATTAGGCTCGAAAGGCGCTCTGTTTACCGATGAATCGGGCGCGCAACACCGGCAGCCGAGCTTTAAAGTCACCCCTGTCGATACCACCGGCGCAGGCGATACCTTCAACGGCGCACTGGCCGTATTCCTCAATCAAGGTCTGCACGAAGCCGTGAAAAAAGCCTGCGCCGCCGCGGCTCTTTCAGTAACCCGCCCGGGCGCACAAAGCGGTATGCCGGTTTATAAAGAATTGGCCGCTTTCTTAAAGCAAGCCGTTTGAATAAACGAAATGCCTGTCTGAACGTTTTCAGACAGGCATTAACTTTTCAGGCAATCACACCCGAAACCGTGTTCAAACCAAGCTCAACTTTCCGCTTTGGCCGCTTCCAATTTACTCAAACCGCCCAAATAAGGCTGCAATGCCGCCGGGATATTGATTGAACCGTCTGCATTTTGATGATTCTCCAACACCGCCACCAATGTTCTGCCTACCGCAAGCCCGGAGCCGTTTAAAGTGTGGAGCAGGCGGTTTTTGCCGTTTTCGTCTTTAAAACGCGCTTTCATACGGCGGGCTTGGAAGTCTTCGCAATTGGAGCAGCTGGAAATTTCGCGGTAAGTATTTTGCGCCGGCACCCACACTTCCAAATCATATGTTTTGGCCGCACC
This portion of the Neisseria canis genome encodes:
- a CDS encoding Slam-dependent surface lipoprotein; protein product: MKKHQLILLAGAALSLAPTAFAVTAEGLSDTTHITVGAAAPDNQGTHQAGGGEPGIGAKGFHGGKRVSFFNLASLTRNNRGGTMDKHGVSRIPASTANHRPNLGAFNFQQVIGHEAYYGEWTQAGDTKGDTRTVYYSGRHKATNVPTAGTAIYHVKGINRYNGANLMAGTLRADFGKKTLHGALNNSSFTLGINAKIDPAKASFVGTATAPGQRGVTSGHFYGNRATGVAGIAKFQNRAYDTAFGGKR
- a CDS encoding porin family protein, translated to MLKKSVYLCLAFSLPAFADDNTAQRLWQSTRQAVENQDRKALKEETFFQTGMEADTPDQEHTQQDKGEALFSAIGRNDWHTVRSLLDEYRRQPQRDPDIALFAEAALARSDGKLNEARKHYELLLQRQPDFIRGRLDLARLLFEDQLNKESAEEFAKIPADQVPEAVNDNIRLFQSALENRQKWQGSVSTGLIWSSNINEGSDGSECLHIEELGDIWEHCQNGESSEEAFGINYETAASRRFQINGHHGLNTRILAYGKTYRNHQKYNEHTLNLSAGYQFANAKRTVTLAPLWEWGSSGQHAQHRAYGARTEWNETRSRWSWNTEAEWKKQIYFNNDMKHNNHRLFSVFNTLSYGLRDDVVIFGGLDWQQRFSEEPTESYRQPAIRLGAAKQFAGGFDASFYTLLRHRSYKQENEFLGKRRRDNEQIHTLSLGADRWKMAGIKPVLTLKHRRVNSNIKWLNSFKQNEIGISLMKHF
- a CDS encoding DNA topoisomerase IV subunit B, translating into MSNPAKQYSESSITVLKGLEPVKERPGMYTRTDSPTHICQEVIDNAADEALGGFADEIKVEIHEDGSLSVRDNGRGIPVGLHPVEGLPVVELVFTQLHAGGKFNKKDGGSAYAFSGGLHGVGVSVTNALSKRLEVTVKREGKIHRIVFAGGAVVEPLAEVGKCAVKDSGTEVRVWPDGKYFESPQYSIAELERLLRAKAVLLPGVTVSLTRPVKGQPDPHVQTWHYPNGLKSYLLDLISEAQEAVPVFASENYLSDGHDSDFSAGEGAAFALTWLEEGSCNSESYVNLIPTPLGGTHEAGLKQAVFQAVNNFINHHNLLPRGVKVQSDDVFSRVAFVLSARVLDPQFQGQTKDKLTNRDALKLVAAVSGDPLELWLNQNVEAGKKIAELAIKQAQARMRSVKKIEKKKGSGVAVLPGKLTDCESEDIRENELFLVEGDSAGGSAKLARDKATQAILPLRGKVLNSFEVHQDQLFGNAEIHDIAVAIGVDPHGANDNPDLSGLRYGKIAILSDADVDGSHIQVLLLTLFYRHFPKLVSDGHIYVAQPPLFRVDVNAQGKSKPARKFYALDQGELDGILERLQKEGVKETAYSISRFKGLGEMNPDQLKDTTMHPDTRRLLRVSIPEGAGKETHDIFVKLMGKGEAASRRAWMEAEGDKAEVDI
- a CDS encoding GNAT family N-acetyltransferase produces the protein MHTVTYHPEQQKFTARHNGSESGFLTYQIRGDNTWNIDHTVVHPEFRGQGLAKVLVDAAIAEAETKQIKLTATCSYADKILQRKK
- the rbsK gene encoding ribokinase yields the protein MNAPKIVVIGSINMDLVTSSPRFPQPGETLLGTGFNQYMGGKGANQAVAAARLGAHVSLIGAVGADHFGQVLLDNLKKERVNTDAVRIIQDQPSGLANITVAEGDNHIVVVSGANFSLTPSDVEQEEQRIASADVVMAQLETPLDTVIASAKLAKKHGKPFILNPAPAQKLPQELVALTGLLTPNAYELAISLGLSENLTPEEMLQQSPCQVVMTLGSKGALFTDESGAQHRQPSFKVTPVDTTGAGDTFNGALAVFLNQGLHEAVKKACAAAALSVTRPGAQSGMPVYKELAAFLKQAV